The genomic interval GTATTCACCCTGTTGTTGCCCACTGCTTCTTGCAATAAAGTGAAAATTAACTGCAATAGTTGTATGTATCCTTTGTTTGAGTTACTAATAGTATTTTAAAAATGCAATAACATACAGATTATTAATTTTAAAAAGTAAAATGACTCAACTAATTGTCCTGTCTTGAAATGTATTTGTACTAAACCCGAGAGAGAGTTTGTTGTCAAGGAGGGTTGTTGTGAGAAAGGATATATATTAGGCTACAGAGTAATCTATGTAGGTGTTATTTGAATCTCCATTGTTTTGACAGGTTAACTGATGCGTGTACTCACAGAGATAAAGTGTGAGACGGGGACTTGTTCCTGACCATCTGTGATGGTGTAGAAGAGCATATCTTCAACTCCTGAGAACAGACCCTTTCCATCACTGCTCCTGCAGCAACATAAGAGGACAgtttacacagacacagacacagacacatgctaACGGTATTAAAAATCATATTTATAGACTAATGGATGATTGATGAAAATGGAGAGAAGCATTGTTTTAGAGATATAATTGCATgtaatgtcacacacacacacacacactgtcacgccgTGACCTTAATGTAATAAATGTAAAtatggggtgggcattctatgttgtctatttctttgtttttggccgagtgtggttcccaatcagaggcagctgtctatcgttgtctctgattggggatcatacttaggcagctctTTTTCCCACTTTCTGTTATGGGATCTTGTCTTTTTGTGTTGCAGGTTGTTGTACTCCTAGCTTTACCTTCATTGAGTTGTTTTTTTTGGTGTAACATTTAttattaaagaaaatgtacgcctaccacgctgcaccttggttcatttatgacagggagtttgaggacAGCgagcgtaacacacacacacatcattgaaTTGGACCAATATAGAAACACAAACTCACAGTTTGGGAAGCACGTGGTCCATATCTGAGGCTGTTCCAATGCGGTGCTGATCTGTTGAACTTGTGTTGAAACATTGTACCGGTTGAACTTTAACGCTACGATGACAACCCGGTAATAAACTGTTATAACAACCCCTTTTGATAACTTTTTTAGCACCGTCCGTCACAAAGTTTTGCACAGCTGCTGCGTTGGTCACCCGTAATATTTTCAAACAGTGCATGGTTGACAActttataagacaaataagagcAGACTAGGAGAATAATTGCCTTCGGATACCTTTTCGTTATTTTCGTTACTTTCCACTATTTCTCCGCAGTCTGATAGTTCCGCTTTGGCCAAATCCACAACAGGTGTACTGCAGGCAACAGCAGCAACAGATACAATCCTGTTGTCACGTTCTAAACTTGTCACGGTGAGAGCACAGGCAGCGAGCTCTGGCGACGACGTCGGAGTACTGTCAGGTCGGGCATTGGTCAGCACAGTGACCAATGAGAAATTACAATCAAGCACATTCTAGGAGATGACTAACACAAGGTCTGGCGCCAAAGATACAACGTATTCAAATACTCAAGTGCCGGCTGCAACCTGTAGGCCATGTTTTGGAATACTCAAGTGAGGTACGTAGGGAGAAGTCATGACATAGGCTGGTGAGGAGTATACAGAGAGGAACATGTTCTGTGCAATTATTAAATGATGAATATAACAAAAACTGTTTCAAAATCATTAATTGGTCTCATTTTATTATTTGTGTTCATATAATGGACATCAGTTATTTCAATAAGAACAGCCTTATTGAATATGAGGGTTattagaatcaaatcaaattttatttgtcacatgcgctgaatacaacaggtgtagtagactttacagtgaaatgctgaatacaacaggtgtagtagaccttacagtgaaatgctgaatacaacaggtgtagtagactttacagtgaaatgcttactgacgagTCCTTAACCAATAAGGcagtttaaaaaattaaaaaaactgcTTGTTGTAGGAACGTTTAATAAAGATTTTGCTAACAAAGTTAAGAATATTGCTCAAAGTTAAGCAACATAATTAATGGTTACGAAAAGGCACAGTAGGTTGGCAAACAGCAAAATTATTCAAATATTCCATGTTTTCTCTCAAAACTATAGGACATCATCTAGCTTTAAAACACAGACAGTATAAAGAAATGCATTGAATTAACTTTTCTAAATAGAGTTATGATGTGTAGGCTACTCTACGTTCTGTACATTTGAACTCAAacaatatattattttgtattctttagtattgtatagtattggtttatattgtattatattgcAATGTATTGTATGCTAATTAACTCTAGACACTCTTAGCAGGACGCGGCATCACCAGTTTCAGCCCGATATCGATGACACAGGATGGCATGTAAGAGAGGGGGATCCATCCGAACTTGGCGTCCCAGCCGGCACTGTAGCGGGTTCGGGGGTAGGCAGACGCCAAGGCATGTTCCATGCAGTTAGTCACTTTACTCAGGTCCGAGTCACACACTGCGTTCATGATCAACCGTTGGATCTGGATGTCTGgacaggttggggggggggggggggggatgtgatATCGTTAAAACTGTTAAGATGTTGTACAGTAAATGGTATAGGactgaaggagaggggaggagagaggagggaggaaatgaaaggtgaggagaggagagaagaatataaaagaggagagagaggagagagaggagaggagaggagaggagaggagaggagaggagaggagaggagaggagaggagatggagggaaggagaggagaggagaggggatggagggaaggagaggagaggagaggagaggagaggagaggagaggagaggagaggagaggagaggagaggagagggatggaggagaggagaggagaggagaggagaggagaggagaggagaggaaaggaaaggaaaggaaagggaatgAGAGGGGTTGAACAAGGACACACAGGGTTCTGTCCCAGAACATCCCTGTATAAAGCccagttattgttattttattgtgttactatttctttcttttttttcattaaaaaaatgttCTTAGCTAATTTTGTTACTTTTTAAAGGcttcataagtaagcatttcacggtaaagtctacacctgttgtatttggtgcatgtgacaaataaaataggatttgtacatcaagctgtgtcATGCTACAGAAAGAGCAgataggctcctgccctatggacTGTTCTGGCTCAGACAAGGCTACAGGGTAAGAGAAAGGGTTTTTCTTGGAAAGTTACCAGATAATTCCATTGGCCCCTCAAACAAGATTAGAGATTTTAACCCTGTGTGTGACAAGACCCTGGTTTAACCTAAATTCTCATCCGATGGATAACTTCTTGCTACTACTACTGcctctactgctgctactactactaccactactactactactgctactactactactactactgctactactactactactgctactaatgatgctgctactactactactactactgctgctactactacttctaatagtactacttctactactgctgctgctactactactaatactaatacctctactgctactactactactactactactactactactactgctactactaatgatgctgctactactactactactactgctgctactactacttctaatagtactacttctactactgatgttgctactactactaatagtactacttctactgctgctgctactactactaatattaatagtactacttctactgctactactactactgctactgctactactactactgctactgctactaccactactactactactactactgatgctgctactacttctactaatactactactactactactactaccactactactacggctgatgctactactactactactgctgctactgctgctacttctactactgctactaccactactaatgatgctgctactactactactactgctactactactactactactgctactactactactactgctactgctactactgctactacttacAATTATCCAGGTATTTGTCTCCGTAGCTGGCCTTTACTTCAGGTGTGAGCTGGTTCCACAGGCGATGCAGCTCTCTCTCGATGGGATCCAGACTGGTAACCGCTGTCTTAAAGAAACCTGGTTCAATGATGCACACCTTGATCCCAAAGTAGTGGATATCCCTCCTTAAAAGAAAAGGTACATTGACAAACGGGTAGGGTTGATGAAAACAAAGGTAGACAGCAAGCTTTGACATGCATTCTCTAAAAACACACTCAGTTCATGTATCTCCATAGAAACATTACCTATAGTTTAAAACATAAGTCATTGATGACAGTAAAGTGAAAGACAGTAGATGAAAGGGAAGTACTATACTGGGGAACTTCTATGCAGTCAGAGGCAGGTCAATACCACAATGAGTGTTTATTGTATTGAACTTTGTGACTTGCCTACTGTAGATGTGTTGTAGTCACAGTACCTGGTGTGTTTACACAAGGAaccaaacagaagcaaacggcccgcaacagggagggactacctgaacttgacCAATAagaacatgtttttttgttgcaaaatgttttgccacGTTGTgcagtaatgaatacaccccaggactATTGGACTCTTGGAAAATAAGCCCCCCCAAATGTGGGCTAAAAgagatgaaataaaaaaaacaacagaCTAACAGCAGTAACCTACCTGAGGCAGTCTGAGAAAGACTCCACAGCAAATTTAGAGATGCAGTATCCCCCACCGTTAGCTGCCACTCTACCCAGCACTGATGCCACGTTCACGATCCTCCCCTGGGCCTGTTTGATGAGAGGCAGGAAGGTGAGGGTCATCTCTATCACCCCCGTCATGTTCACCTTCAGGGTACTGGTATAGTCCTCCAGCCTCATCCACTCTGAGGGACCCATGGGCAGGGAGCGCCCCGCGTTGTTCACGATGCCCCACAgtcctggtgggggggggggggggggggagagagagagagagagagagagagagagagagagagagagaggaca from Salvelinus alpinus chromosome 2, SLU_Salpinus.1, whole genome shotgun sequence carries:
- the LOC139568829 gene encoding retinol dehydrogenase 7-like, producing MLTRDHLWLYGVGTFVVLWTLGWLYRDSLEIEDIKEKYVFVTGCDSGFGNLLCKRLDRRGFRVIAGCLTEKGADDLKRATGPYLKTVLLDVTSTGSIQKAMEYTKQEVGDNGLWGIVNNAGRSLPMGPSEWMRLEDYTSTLKVNMTGVIEMTLTFLPLIKQAQGRIVNVASVLGRVAANGGGYCISKFAVESFSDCLRRDIHYFGIKVCIIEPGFFKTAVTSLDPIERELHRLWNQLTPEVKASYGDKYLDNYIQIQRLIMNAVCDSDLSKVTNCMEHALASAYPRTRYSAGWDAKFGWIPLSYMPSCVIDIGLKLVMPRPAKSV